In Labrus bergylta chromosome 5, fLabBer1.1, whole genome shotgun sequence, the genomic window TCAATGGCTGTACAACCTCAGAGAAGAAGATGGTATTAATGGTTTCTTTGTGAAGCCAACAGTTAACGGTTAGATGAAGCTGAGAATATGTAAAAAGATAACATAAGGACTTGACAAATAAAGCATGGAGTCtgataaatatattaaaatttTAGTTTATAAGTATTTGAATAATGAAGCACACACTTGTaagtcattttgattttattgctTCAATTTTCTGTCAAATATAACACattatttgacatgttttgCACCATCTCAGGACTCAAATATATTACTTCATTTACATAGAAATTCattatgaaaaataatgattgtGCTTAAACCATCTAAATACTGTATAAATTtatagaaaaacacacatataccaaaaaaatctaaatgtaatagaaaaaaaaataatatcaagTCTTTGGCTTGAAGGCAAACTCCCTCTTAAAGATAAATCCCtaacatgttatttatatatctGGAATATGTAGACTTTTCAAAACCTTTTTTATATAGTTGAGATGCCAACATTGATATTCATTTGAGAATGTTCTTTGATGCCATTTTTAACTTCACAAAGTAAGGCATTTTATGATTTATAGCTTTAGAAAACTTTAAGATAATACTTTTTTATccacaatatttacattttattatttgttctGCATTAAGGCGTACCTCTTATATATTAAAATGCAGTTATAAGCTACATTACACAACATTTTGTGCAACCATATAATACCTGCCTGTTTTACAAAATTGTATATGTAGGTTTAGTCGTTTCTAATAGATAAAAATATTGTGTTGATAATTTCTTTGTGAAGAAAATATTGATTGTTACAAAAACATGATAATACTAGTTTTAATGTAGCATAACTTCCATTACCCTTTGGCACATTGCATTAGAAAAAATCAGCTAAACACACCTTCATGTATGACTCTGACATTCTGCATTGTTGATGACCATCTGAACTCTTTCTGTTTGCTTCATATTTTGATGTAGAATTTTCTAAGTTTAATACAAATGGATCGTCACTCTTGCAGCATGTGAAGTCTGTTACacattatttgaaatgtttaaaaaaggaaaaacaatacaaaaaaatcaaaacagccaACTCCCTCAAAATGTTATTTCTATCTCATTTGGAACAAAAAGTAGCCAAAATGAGGTCAGTTTTTTTGGCTTATTGAGCGTTTCCTCTTCAACTGTTCACTCTGTAAACTGTATACTCATCAGAGTGAATCTGTCATCAAACAGTCATACAGCCAAGCACAATGATGCACCtgtacaaatacacacacacagagacacacttcATCAAAAATATGTCACAATCACATTAATATCTCCCCCAGATCCCCCTTTAACCCAGAGTGTGTGCTCTTTCATCTGTGTAGCTGTGGTCCCAGCATGACTTTGTTGATAAAGTTGACAATGGCTACAGCTGGCTGCTCGGGGTCCATCTCTGCAAACAGGTGGCAAACGTTCTCTGTAGCACTGCCCGTCCGCCTCGCCACAAAACCAAACATCCTTCAGcaaaaaagaagacacaagTAGTCAAAAGAagggacagaaaaaagacagaatagatagaaaaaaaggcataaaagaCTAAATGAATCCACACTACCAGAACTGATTGTGATTAATTGCCATGCAACGTAGCACATTGACTTGGTCAACAATATAACTCAAATATAGCAAGCACTTACTTGCTTGAAGTGCTATCAGAATTAGTCCACCTGAAGCATGGGTGCATaaatagagacacagacaaaacatTGGGAACATGAATAACAAAGACATGGAGACTGTGAAACAAACACTCAGCTCAGACTAGTGCTCTAAAGATAtccaaaaagcaaacaaagaggCAGGCAAATCACAAAGAACTTATATTTCTTAAATataagtctaaaaaaaaaaagatttgtacAGCAGCAGAAAATACACATTGATTTTACTGAACATGGTCAGCAGCCCCAGCATAAAGAAtgtttttacattacatttgttttttagattttaatGACCTACCTCTTGTCTTGCGGATCAAGGCTGCTGAAAGTCACACTGCTGATTGGATAGTGTCTCCTGAAAAATACcctgtaaacacaaacaatattATTACTCACATGTCTTTGGAATTAGAAGAATACTATTTAGAGAAGTGGACAAGGTGCTAAAGAAatatgacacaaaaagaaacaacactttTTATAAATATCCAGGTTTTTACAAGTGTCCATTGCAATTAAAAAACGGATGAGTCTAAGATGTACCTTCTCTTGCTGTCTGTCAGAGTGATTCCCTGAGCCGACACCTTGAAGTGGACTACTGTCGGCACTGGACGTGGACTCAGAGACAAAGTACACTTGGTTGCCTTAGAAATGGCCTCGGGGCCCGTCAGTGACTCAGTCTCCACAGAGTTCAGGTACAACACGTTGCACGCTTGTTTTTAAGAGAGATAAAGAAATTTAAATAAACTAAAGTGTGTGGTCTAATAGGTCTGTGCTTTGAAAGTGTGATGCTATTGCAGTCTCTGCTGGTCAAAGTTGAGAACTGCAactatttaacatttaagagGTCCTCAATTGAAGATCGGATCACGACAGAATCAGCAAAAACCAAACAAGCACATGTCTTACCTGCTCCTTGTTTGAGGAGGTCAGCTGCTGTGCTGGTGTTTGTCGCACTCTGCACCTCCTGAAGCTCGCCGACTAGGTCTGAAACATCATTAGTCAGTatttaaaatgatctttttaGTTAGGATCCAGTCGGTATTTGTTGATTTAACCTTCCATTCTTtatattgtttagtttttgttgttaTGAAAATGATGTTTTAACAGGATGGAAGATATAATTTGGGCATATAAACTCTGACAtcttaatgtataaaaaaaacaatttttacctttttctgGGATGCGAAGGGCACATGGCAGAGAGATGGGAGTAATTGAATGCTGGTACACTAGGGCAGATAAACTTCCTAAgatataaagacagaaagaagacaaaagtAGAGCATATCAGGATTATAATGCACCCAAGGAGAGAAGTTCTTAGGAAGACGACTGGGGAGAGAGCAAATACTAAAGGGCTGTTTCACTATCACAAACATCGCTAAACATATGAAATATGTTCTGGCATGTTGTGTCTCTCACATAACTGACCAAAGTAGGACTCATTCTGACAGCCCTTGATCTTCACTCCCCGCTGCCCTGTCTCGATGAGGAAGTGTCTCACCAGCTGTTCAAGAGGATCCCCTGGGATAGAAGaggggtggaggagagaggtgaggatgaaaaacatgacagacTTTCTTTTTGCAGAGCAAATTCTATGAAAATACATGAACAGAAATGCAGGAAATATCAGGCTGTAGTTATGCCTATAAAACCCTAATGTCACTTTAATTTGATTCCATGACAGTGGCTATTTGGTTATTTTTACTTGATGCATGAACAGAATGTACCCAAAAAGCTGAATATCTATCAACATTTACTTTACTCTGTACGTACAACTAACAAAAAATCAAAGTGACCTTCACAGAAATGCACAAGAATAATATTTGGGGCCTAGTTATAACTCAGTTTTAGTACCCCTGACTCATATTTGATGCCACAATTATAATTTGCCgacttcaaactaaaacaagGATTAGGTATGTAACTGTGTCACTTAAACATGACATTCATTTGAACTTGAATGTGAAATGTTGAATGTATTAACAACATAAATGCAAAGTAGAGTaaaggaaaacagaaactgTTTCATATGTAAGAAAACTGTTGAAATGAGTTGTGCTGTTTGCCATTTATTTTTGTACTCATGACAGTAAAGATAACTATTTAATTCATCGTCCCATTTAGCTACAGCAGTATGACATTGAGCCAGCATGCTAAACACTGGCTGCTGTTTGCTGGTTGCATACATCCAATGTCTTTTGCTTCAAACTTTCCTGAACCTGGCCTTGATGAGAAACTTTTGAAGGACTCAATTCTAAGATTACCTCTGTGCCACAAACCCTGGACTACTTAATTATGTGGCAAGATTCTTATGTTTATCGACTTGTAGGTTGCTGCAACACAGGAACGtctgattatttttcttctgtagAGGTTTGTTGTGTAAACTTGCGTCTCGGATTAGAGCTATGACCTGCTCTTAACATGATTACCTCTGATACTTTTGAGCTCATTTTCCTCAGTTAGTAACCTCACCTAGCTAAAACAAATACTGGATGGCAGTCTGGCACCCTGAAAACAAAGCAGCTAAATAATTTACAGTCATTGAATATTTCAATATTTGCATCCATGCTTTGGTTACTGTACCATTTCTAAAAGACCCATTGTAAGCTAATTGCTATAAATAACACATTATAATGGATACCTTTGATGCCAATGATGTTGGCATTAGGAGGCGGGGTGGCTACTTTGAGGGCAAGGCCATAGGCCCCCTGGAAGGAGTTGCTGTCTCTGATGAGAAAAGTTCCTGGTTCTTTATCCTTCAAAACAGCTATTGCTGCAACACAAAAGGGCACAGAGTAGGAAGGTACAATGAAAAATGGCAGAGGTCGAGCTGCTTGAtaatcataaataaaaacattgctcATCCCTTCTACTGAATTCAAATCCTCACCTTGGTCTCTGGAAATGCCCGGCTTGTACCAGTGCTTCGAGCTGTCCTGTACAAACTTAGCATTGACCCTGTTGTCCGAGTCATCCCTACAGCTGTATTGTGCGGACCCCCGTCTCTGCTCCCCCACTGCGGGGGAGAAACTAACATGGTGTGTAGGGGAAGGAGCAGAGGAGACCCTGAGTAAAGAGTGGTGTCCATTCTGGGATCCTGCTGTGTTTGAAAGCCGTTTCTTCTCAGGGAGCGGGGGCTGCATGGCGGGGATGGTGATGGCGGTGTACCCAGTGTAGGGTACATGCGGGACGTTGAGTAATGGGTAGTAATAGGATGCTAAGGGGAAAGTCGGTGTGTTATATCCATCAGGCACAGGTGATGGTGGTTTGTTGTCTGATAAGCCATCTCTGTCCGGAGTCAGTCTTTGTCCTGCTgcctctgaagctgatgtggaGCCCTGAGGTGACGACTGGAGGTCAGGGGAGGCAATAGGAGAATTTGGACAGGTGGTGGAAGGGCTCGAGTTGGCAGAAAGGTTCATGGAGACACCTCTGCTGCTATCGGATGGAGCATCAGTGGGAAGGTTAGAGCCGTTGAGTTGCACTTGGACCGGGGTGATGAAAACAGTGGCATAGCTTGAAGACTGCAATTGGTTGGTTCCTCCTGAACTTCCTTGGATGTTGGCTTCTCTTAGCACAGCATCAGGGCCAAACCTTTGCTCACTTGATGTTTGTGTGGAGCTTATGGATATGTTGGAACTTTGGCTTTGCATTTCTCTTGGTGATGGCGACACAGATTGGCTGTTGTTTGAGTTGGGCTCCAGTTGTGTGGAGGTTTCTTGGCTTTGAGGAGGGCTATCAGCAGGTatacttaaaacaaaaatggcaagaaataaaataatttgcatttcattttcagtttttggaGCTGTCGAAAACAAAAGCTACACCAACctgtcttctgtgtgtgttggactGCTGCTACCAATGATCGTGTAGTCATTATCAGAGTCCACTCCAGCGTTGCTCGACTGGCCATTGGAGTCTGATTTACCTTCTGAACCCTCGGATATGTTGTCCTTCATGTCAGCCTTGGCTTGTTCCACTTAAATAGAGGTGAGATACAAAGAAAAGAtgtgagaagaagaagtgagacaAGAAGTAACACATGTGCTTTTGGCATGTTAAAAACCAGTACAGATAGTATCTATCTATAGTTCACCTTTATTATGCTCAGTGTGCTGCTGGTCTTTAGATCCACAGGGGTTCTCAGGCAGTCTTCCTCTCCCTGGTGAGGGGCTGCTAGCAGGCAGGGGTGAGGCTGATCCAGAGTGATACCCTGAGGCGTAGCCCCGGCTCTCGTGGCTCTCTGCAGGAGAGGACTGATTAGAAGAGCAGGGGCAAGAATGGCGAGGCTGTGGAGGGGTGTGGTACCCACTACTGGCTCCATCCCGCACATCCATTAAAGACTGGGGGCTTGGGTAGCCCTGGTGGAGTGCCATGGCATATCTAGGGTGCTCTGGGTTCTGACCTTGACCCAAAGGGGGCTGGTAGACGTGAAATGCCGGCATGGCTGATTTACACTGCCAGATTTCTGCCTCCCTTGCCACCTCCCAAGGGTTCTCACTTTCCCACAGCGGAGGCGGCTCTCTGGCTCGCCCCGCTCCTTTGGACCAGTGAGGGTTTTCCAACTGGTCCGGGTTCAGCGGACCGATTGTCCTCACTGAGGCGGACTGGTGCTCTCTCCTGCTGGAGCAGTCACGACAGGAACAACCAGAGGATGGCACCGGAGAGCCAAAGAAGATTTCCCTGTAGGGGCTGGAGGGCAGTGATTGATGGGAGAGATGAGAGGCCGGAGTGTGGCCGGGGTAATGGAAGAGATGGCACTCTTCCCCAGTACAGAGTCTGTTTGCGGCTGGGAGGGTGTGGCTGTGCTGGTGGGCGTGTTCGGGGGTTGAGTACGGGTAGCAAGGCCTGTGGAAACAAggcgggggtgggggtgggggtggacGCTCCCATGGTAACTCTGGTAAAGGATGAGAACTATGTCGATGGCAGAGTTCCATATGAGTTGCATGAGGAGGCGGGGACATGGATTTGGACGGTAAGGCCGGCAGTGTTTGGCTTTTTGGGTTGTTTTTAGTGCTGTTGCACCGGCCGAGACAACGACTGTTAGAGATGCAGGGTTCTCGTTCTCTCTCCAATCCAACTTCGCCACACTTTGTACCTGCTCGACCGCAGCAGAAGCGCTCTCTCCTCACGCCCCCAGGACTTGACGGGTCTCCATCGTCTAAAATAGCggtctctctatccctctctttccctcttgtTATTTCCTTTGCTCCATCTTCCCATTCTCCTTTCCCAGATGGAGATGTAGGGTCTCTTTCTGGGTGGTTTGTGGTGTCTTTCAAGTGACCACAGGGGACCGAGGAGCGTTTGGAGTCGGGGATGTAGGTGAGAGTCTGCGGCGGGCTCGGAGGGTGGGGCTTGACTGTTGGGCTGCTTGTGAGGCATCCATTTGTTGATGCCGCGGAGGCAATCGAACCCGGCCCTCGACGCTTCCTCACCTGGGCGTACAGGCTGCCGTCCAGAGGGCCTCTTGTATGACAGATATCTGGAAAAGAGATGGCTTCGTTAAATTTGATAATTTAATCCAAAGAAAACTTTTACACCTGTGTGTTTATAGGTTTCTTACTTTCCATGCTGTCTTGATGATGAAGGTTGAAGTTCTCATAAGAATCCCACCTGACCACAGGGTCCGATGTGTTGTAGTCCACTTTAATAGACGCATCGTTTTTGCGGTATTCTCGACCTAAAAGGCGgccatttttattattgtacTGAAAGAAAACTGTCAGATGAAGTAATGCACCAGAGGACGCAGTGACAGACAGCAAACAGCCGAGAATAATCACCTTTCATTTTTTCTGGCCCATTGGAGAAGATAAACTCAACTGTAGCATCGGGAGGGAACCTGTCATCTACAAAAAGAGGAGCACAAAGGCAATGACTAAAATATCCAGACTGTGTCTGAAgagactgattaaaaaaaaaacacagaggaaaaatTGTGCTCTGTGAAGTAGAAATACcatgtgaataaataaagacacttAAATAAGGATTCTGTCACTCACTGTAATAGAAACAGAGCATAACACTATACAGATGCATACCAAAAAtaagtttccttttttctctcattcatgCGGACGTGTAATATTAATCATATATTGTATTCATGCATCAGCTTAAAGCACTTAGAGCAATTCACATGAGACTGCTGCTTACTTAGCCACGTACAAGCAATTCTGTTTCATGTCATTTGATATCTGAAtcaaaagacacacaaacaccacaatGATCTGAAAATTAAATGGGTTTTGAATTATACAGCCATGTTGGCCAAAGAAAGAATAGTAATATACAGCAGCAGGGTTCTATTTGTCTAttagtttttttagttttagttttagtttatttgcacatttttttaaaagaagagtcaaacagaaaattaaaacaaataaaaaataaaacacatgtgcaggtgaggtagaacCCCATGAGGgtttatctcaaaacctcaccttaagagattaaacaaagttaaaataaaatacagtaaaaataacaaagtaagaatatttactatcacaaatcaaatttacccaattgaaaattacatacaaacattgaaaacataaaaatagagcaaaacaggacatacagtatgcagacaatataacaaaatcaggacaattcactattcactacaaatctttctgacatcaacgcatttctgagtctcaatttgtatctagaaaaagacaaaaaatctttaagtaaataaatatgcgTGTTCCATAATTTGAGTATCTTATTGAGTACTGTCCTCGAGATGTATGACACATTGGTAGGTATATGCTATCTATCTATATGCTTATGATACATTCAATTCTAAGTTTATTTAAGCCCTAGTATTGTCTAAAAGCCAACTGGCTAGGATATAGAACCTGAACAGACCCTTTGTTTTATACCTGTGCATGCCATGTCCAGTTCAGTCTTGCCAAACCACAGCTGAGCTCCATGAACAGTGCAGGTGTGGTATTGGACTCTAAACACAACCTCCCTTTCTGCTGAGCGACTCCGCCGGTGATAACActtcacctgcagagagagatgaGTGATGTATGAATACAAGAACGTCTTAAAATATTGACATCATGgtaaaaaagcaagaaaaaactGTTTATCTGCTTTGTTTATGGGTTCTGTTGCTTTGAATCGtatgtttcagtctgtttctttgTAGGTCTCTTAGGAATATAAAGCCTTTCAAGCGTCTTGAGGAGGCATGCAAGACAGCGCAAGAAAATCATTAAGTGCACATTTTCATATTCTACAGAGGATTTGTAGCTTAAGTGGTTTAAAATAATCCAGCATTTTTCAAAGGCAATGATTCAAAGTGTATCAAAGCCAGCAGTCGAGTAACTGGGAATAAAAGCCTTGGGCTGCAGGATTTAGTTATAATACAATTGAGGTTTTGCAGTTATTGCAGTAATGATCTGTATGTGTGGATATGCATAGTGTTCAAAGGTTTCCAATAAAACTGGTCATACAGACATGTAGGTCATGATAAACTTATCCTCACCATAATGTCCCCCTTTAATAAAAGTGCTGGCTCCATAGTCACACACAGTTTCCGGGCCCTCGAGCTTTGGGGAtcactggacacacacatacacagaattCAAACAAAACACCTCACCTGCTAAAAACATTGATAAAAACACTCCTAACAACACTAACCTCAAAGGTCACACACTGTATTatgcaaaacacacttc contains:
- the LOC109993817 gene encoding tensin-2-like isoform X1, which codes for MGCIHSTSSSRKKTHGPSMDPGGVPMKADPDVHPEIIQLAELAKGGAGSHAFTEKSFKRKRVCDVCNQNIDNPGAFCKECKVAVHKTCEAKATLTCTSTPDLHGSTKSTPQKKRGSLPRSKSVEKVMEHVMERHYDFDLTYITERIISVFFLPDLEEQRYRTNLQEVASMLKSKHQDKFLLLNLSEKRHDITRLNPKVQDFGWPDVHAPPLEQICAICKAMETWLTSDPLNVVVLHCKGHKGKTGVIVAAYMHYSKISAGAEQALTTLAMRKFCEDKVSSSLQPSQNRYIYYFGGLLSGTIKMNSSPLFLHQILIPSMPNFQAGGGFYPFLKIYQSLQLVYTSGVYDPQSSRARKLCVTMEPALLLKGDIMVKCYHRRSRSAEREVVFRVQYHTCTVHGAQLWFGKTELDMACTDDRFPPDATVEFIFSNGPEKMKGREYRKNDASIKVDYNTSDPVVRWDSYENFNLHHQDSMENICHTRGPLDGSLYAQVRKRRGPGSIASAASTNGCLTSSPTVKPHPPSPPQTLTYIPDSKRSSVPCGHLKDTTNHPERDPTSPSGKGEWEDGAKEITRGKERDRETAILDDGDPSSPGGVRRERFCCGRAGTKCGEVGLEREREPCISNSRCLGRCNSTKNNPKSQTLPALPSKSMSPPPHATHMELCHRHSSHPLPELPWERPPPPPPPPCFHRPCYPYSTPEHAHQHSHTLPAANRLCTGEECHLFHYPGHTPASHLSHQSLPSSPYREIFFGSPVPSSGCSCRDCSSRREHQSASVRTIGPLNPDQLENPHWSKGAGRAREPPPLWESENPWEVAREAEIWQCKSAMPAFHVYQPPLGQGQNPEHPRYAMALHQGYPSPQSLMDVRDGASSGYHTPPQPRHSCPCSSNQSSPAESHESRGYASGYHSGSASPLPASSPSPGRGRLPENPCGSKDQQHTEHNKVEQAKADMKDNISEGSEGKSDSNGQSSNAGVDSDNDYTIIGSSSPTHTEDSIPADSPPQSQETSTQLEPNSNNSQSVSPSPREMQSQSSNISISSTQTSSEQRFGPDAVLREANIQGSSGGTNQLQSSSYATVFITPVQVQLNGSNLPTDAPSDSSRGVSMNLSANSSPSTTCPNSPIASPDLQSSPQGSTSASEAAGQRLTPDRDGLSDNKPPSPVPDGYNTPTFPLASYYYPLLNVPHVPYTGYTAITIPAMQPPLPEKKRLSNTAGSQNGHHSLLRVSSAPSPTHHVSFSPAVGEQRRGSAQYSCRDDSDNRVNAKFVQDSSKHWYKPGISRDQAIAVLKDKEPGTFLIRDSNSFQGAYGLALKVATPPPNANIIGIKGDPLEQLVRHFLIETGQRGVKIKGCQNESYFGSLSALVYQHSITPISLPCALRIPEKDLVGELQEVQSATNTSTAADLLKQGAACNVLYLNSVETESLTGPEAISKATKCTLSLSPRPVPTVVHFKVSAQGITLTDSKRRVFFRRHYPISSVTFSSLDPQDKRWTNSDSTSSKMFGFVARRTGSATENVCHLFAEMDPEQPAVAIVNFINKVMLGPQLHR
- the LOC109993817 gene encoding tensin-2-like isoform X2 — protein: MGCIHSTSSSRKKTHGPSMDPGGVPMKADPDVHPEIIQLAELAKGGAGSHAFTEKSFKRKRVCDVCNQNIDNPGAFCKECKVAVHKTCEAKATLTCTSTPDLHGSTKSTPQKKRGSLPRSKSVEKVMEHVMERHYDFDLTYITERIISVFFLPDLEEQRYRTNLQEVASMLKSKHQDKFLLLNLSEKRHDITRLNPKVQDFGWPDVHAPPLEQICAICKAMETWLTSDPLNVVVLHCKGHKGKTGVIVAAYMHYSKISAGAEQALTTLAMRKFCEDKVSSSLQPSQNRYIYYFGGLLSGTIKMNSSPLFLHQILIPSMPNFQAGGGFYPFLKIYQSLQLVYTSGVYDPQSSRARKLCVTMEPALLLKGDIMVKCYHRRSRSAEREVVFRVQYHTCTVHGAQLWFGKTELDMACTDDRFPPDATVEFIFSNGPEKMKGREYRKNDASIKVDYNTSDPVVRWDSYENFNLHHQDSMENICHTRGPLDGSLYAQVRKRRGPGSIASAASTNGCLTSSPTVKPHPPSPPQTLTYIPDSKRSSVPCGHLKDTTNHPERDPTSPSGKGEWEDGAKEITRGKERDRETAILDDGDPSSPGGVRRERFCCGRAGTKCGEVGLEREREPCISNSRCLGRCNSTKNNPKSQTLPALPSKSMSPPPHATHMELCHRHSSHPLPELPWERPPPPPPPPCFHRPCYPYSTPEHAHQHSHTLPAANRLCTGEECHLFHYPGHTPASHLSHQSLPSSPYREIFFGSPVPSSGCSCRDCSSRREHQSASVRTIGPLNPDQLENPHWSKGAGRAREPPPLWESENPWEVAREAEIWQCKSAMPAFHVYQPPLGQGQNPEHPRYAMALHQGYPSPQSLMDVRDGASSGYHTPPQPRHSCPCSSNQSSPAESHESRGYASGYHSGSASPLPASSPSPGRGRLPENPCGSKDQQHTEHNKVEQAKADMKDNISEGSEGKSDSNGQSSNAGVDSDNDYTIIGSSSPTHTEDSIPADSPPQSQETSTQLEPNSNNSQSVSPSPREMQSQSSNISISSTQTSSEQRFGPDAVLREANIQGSSGGTNQLQSSSYATVFITPVQVQLNGSNLPTDAPSDSSRGVSMNLSANSSPSTTCPNSPIASPDLQSSPQGSTSASEAAGQRLTPDRDGLSDNKPPSPVPDGYNTPTFPLASYYYPLLNVPHVPYTGYTAITIPAMQPPLPEKKRLSNTAGSQNGHHSLLRVSSAPSPTHHVSFSPAVGEQRRGSAQYSCRDDSDNRVNAKFVQDSSKHWYKPGISRDQAIAVLKDKEPGTFLIRDSNSFQGAYGLALKVATPPPNANIIGIKGDPLEQLVRHFLIETGQRGVKIKGCQNESYFGSLSALVYQHSITPISLPCALRIPEKDLVGELQEVQSATNTSTAADLLKQGAACNVLYLNSVETESLTGPEAISKATKCTLSLSPRPVPTVVHFKVSAQGITLTDSKRRVFFRRHYPISSVTFSSLDPQDKRMFGFVARRTGSATENVCHLFAEMDPEQPAVAIVNFINKVMLGPQLHR
- the LOC109993817 gene encoding tensin-2-like isoform X4 is translated as MEHVMERHYDFDLTYITERIISVFFLPDLEEQRYRTNLQEVASMLKSKHQDKFLLLNLSEKRHDITRLNPKVQDFGWPDVHAPPLEQICAICKAMETWLTSDPLNVVVLHCKGHKGKTGVIVAAYMHYSKISAGAEQALTTLAMRKFCEDKVSSSLQPSQNRYIYYFGGLLSGTIKMNSSPLFLHQILIPSMPNFQAGGGFYPFLKIYQSLQLVYTSGVYDPQSSRARKLCVTMEPALLLKGDIMVKCYHRRSRSAEREVVFRVQYHTCTVHGAQLWFGKTELDMACTDDRFPPDATVEFIFSNGPEKMKGREYRKNDASIKVDYNTSDPVVRWDSYENFNLHHQDSMENICHTRGPLDGSLYAQVRKRRGPGSIASAASTNGCLTSSPTVKPHPPSPPQTLTYIPDSKRSSVPCGHLKDTTNHPERDPTSPSGKGEWEDGAKEITRGKERDRETAILDDGDPSSPGGVRRERFCCGRAGTKCGEVGLEREREPCISNSRCLGRCNSTKNNPKSQTLPALPSKSMSPPPHATHMELCHRHSSHPLPELPWERPPPPPPPPCFHRPCYPYSTPEHAHQHSHTLPAANRLCTGEECHLFHYPGHTPASHLSHQSLPSSPYREIFFGSPVPSSGCSCRDCSSRREHQSASVRTIGPLNPDQLENPHWSKGAGRAREPPPLWESENPWEVAREAEIWQCKSAMPAFHVYQPPLGQGQNPEHPRYAMALHQGYPSPQSLMDVRDGASSGYHTPPQPRHSCPCSSNQSSPAESHESRGYASGYHSGSASPLPASSPSPGRGRLPENPCGSKDQQHTEHNKVEQAKADMKDNISEGSEGKSDSNGQSSNAGVDSDNDYTIIGSSSPTHTEDSIPADSPPQSQETSTQLEPNSNNSQSVSPSPREMQSQSSNISISSTQTSSEQRFGPDAVLREANIQGSSGGTNQLQSSSYATVFITPVQVQLNGSNLPTDAPSDSSRGVSMNLSANSSPSTTCPNSPIASPDLQSSPQGSTSASEAAGQRLTPDRDGLSDNKPPSPVPDGYNTPTFPLASYYYPLLNVPHVPYTGYTAITIPAMQPPLPEKKRLSNTAGSQNGHHSLLRVSSAPSPTHHVSFSPAVGEQRRGSAQYSCRDDSDNRVNAKFVQDSSKHWYKPGISRDQAIAVLKDKEPGTFLIRDSNSFQGAYGLALKVATPPPNANIIGIKGDPLEQLVRHFLIETGQRGVKIKGCQNESYFGSLSALVYQHSITPISLPCALRIPEKDLVGELQEVQSATNTSTAADLLKQGAACNVLYLNSVETESLTGPEAISKATKCTLSLSPRPVPTVVHFKVSAQGITLTDSKRRVFFRRHYPISSVTFSSLDPQDKRWTNSDSTSSKMFGFVARRTGSATENVCHLFAEMDPEQPAVAIVNFINKVMLGPQLHR
- the LOC109993817 gene encoding tensin-2-like isoform X3, producing MCHTCKQTMESLMCFILAKGGAGSHAFTEKSFKRKRVCDVCNQNIDNPGAFCKECKVAVHKTCEAKATLTCTSTPDLHGSTKSTPQKKRGSLPRSKSVEKVMEHVMERHYDFDLTYITERIISVFFLPDLEEQRYRTNLQEVASMLKSKHQDKFLLLNLSEKRHDITRLNPKVQDFGWPDVHAPPLEQICAICKAMETWLTSDPLNVVVLHCKGHKGKTGVIVAAYMHYSKISAGAEQALTTLAMRKFCEDKVSSSLQPSQNRYIYYFGGLLSGTIKMNSSPLFLHQILIPSMPNFQAGGGFYPFLKIYQSLQLVYTSGVYDPQSSRARKLCVTMEPALLLKGDIMVKCYHRRSRSAEREVVFRVQYHTCTVHGAQLWFGKTELDMACTDDRFPPDATVEFIFSNGPEKMKGREYRKNDASIKVDYNTSDPVVRWDSYENFNLHHQDSMENICHTRGPLDGSLYAQVRKRRGPGSIASAASTNGCLTSSPTVKPHPPSPPQTLTYIPDSKRSSVPCGHLKDTTNHPERDPTSPSGKGEWEDGAKEITRGKERDRETAILDDGDPSSPGGVRRERFCCGRAGTKCGEVGLEREREPCISNSRCLGRCNSTKNNPKSQTLPALPSKSMSPPPHATHMELCHRHSSHPLPELPWERPPPPPPPPCFHRPCYPYSTPEHAHQHSHTLPAANRLCTGEECHLFHYPGHTPASHLSHQSLPSSPYREIFFGSPVPSSGCSCRDCSSRREHQSASVRTIGPLNPDQLENPHWSKGAGRAREPPPLWESENPWEVAREAEIWQCKSAMPAFHVYQPPLGQGQNPEHPRYAMALHQGYPSPQSLMDVRDGASSGYHTPPQPRHSCPCSSNQSSPAESHESRGYASGYHSGSASPLPASSPSPGRGRLPENPCGSKDQQHTEHNKVEQAKADMKDNISEGSEGKSDSNGQSSNAGVDSDNDYTIIGSSSPTHTEDSIPADSPPQSQETSTQLEPNSNNSQSVSPSPREMQSQSSNISISSTQTSSEQRFGPDAVLREANIQGSSGGTNQLQSSSYATVFITPVQVQLNGSNLPTDAPSDSSRGVSMNLSANSSPSTTCPNSPIASPDLQSSPQGSTSASEAAGQRLTPDRDGLSDNKPPSPVPDGYNTPTFPLASYYYPLLNVPHVPYTGYTAITIPAMQPPLPEKKRLSNTAGSQNGHHSLLRVSSAPSPTHHVSFSPAVGEQRRGSAQYSCRDDSDNRVNAKFVQDSSKHWYKPGISRDQAIAVLKDKEPGTFLIRDSNSFQGAYGLALKVATPPPNANIIGIKGDPLEQLVRHFLIETGQRGVKIKGCQNESYFGSLSALVYQHSITPISLPCALRIPEKDLVGELQEVQSATNTSTAADLLKQGAACNVLYLNSVETESLTGPEAISKATKCTLSLSPRPVPTVVHFKVSAQGITLTDSKRRVFFRRHYPISSVTFSSLDPQDKRWTNSDSTSSKMFGFVARRTGSATENVCHLFAEMDPEQPAVAIVNFINKVMLGPQLHR